Proteins from a single region of Clupea harengus chromosome 5, Ch_v2.0.2, whole genome shotgun sequence:
- the itga7 gene encoding integrin alpha-7 isoform X1 produces MAPQHTHRGEVPRSPRALAWSWGLGWGICVLLALLCGLGSAFNLDTSAPLIKEGAPSSFFGFSLALHQQLTPESKSWILVGAPRARGLGTMANIYPGALYRCPITAEEYDCERVDIDGEVNLERESKDNQWLGVTVKSQGIGGKVVTCAHLYELRQRVNQPSETRDPIGRCYVLSEDLTERDDLDGGEWKFCEGRPQGHEQFGFCQQGLAASFTPDSNFILFGAPGTYNWKGEMRVQLINQTVLELGYYDDGPYEVAGEKQLNAALIPVPYHSYLGFSVDSAVGLMGKAELTFVAGAPRANHTGAVVLLRKDNVYRLVPQHILWGEELASSFGYSVATADLNSDGWTDLIVGAPNFFDRKAEIGGAVYVYLNPAANWDRGRPIRLNGTYDSMFGITVNSVGDLDQDGYGDIAVGAPFDGDGKVFIYRGSSSGLHTKPSQVLDGENAGVKRFGYSISGGLDIDGNQYPDLAVGSLGDQVVLYRSSPVIHIRRDVNIEPQHIDLEQQNCKGRDGVCVEVKVCFVYTTHPKSYSPRITLTLLFEADTERRKLGLPHRVNFLGRSPSEPEYVHAQEVKLHGQMHPSCQTATFQLKESLYDKLRPISLAITHTIKHTHHHQHVGPAHLGMLTPVLSASVSNTLMSEVNFLREGCGLDKVCHSNLQLSCTFGTRAQLTDSFNPLPLDEDGLPLLSLSDQKTVVLEVEVSNFPSDPLDPQNDGDDAHAAKLQFVLPETLSYSHIRGQSQQMVCEANQNGSLVDCELGNPFKRDTVVKFFIALSTSAITIETTELSVDLIMSTISEQPDLAPITAKAKVVIELPLSVSGQARPHQLFFSGTVRGESAMSTLDEVGIPVEIEFLVTSTGPTLPTLGSAFLNIMWPHELANGKWLLYPTGVESEDSSLRHCIPSSALNPLKIGSANLPRPANLKAHRRGVRSYPEELEEGEAVIKGSMERTTPAVAASERRKSLKLDCMLGSARCMLFRCPLHSVAGTASLKIKARLWNSTFIEEFPSVSALELLIRANITVKSTIKHLVLRDVAAQIPVMIYQEHILSDQYMIPWWIILIAILAGILILALLVYILWKCGFFRRAQYKDKVPQYHAVKIPRQDRPQFQDENSVNLHKKEWATHWSDGTS; encoded by the exons GATCCTAGTGGGGGCGCCCAGGGCCCGAGGGCTTGGGACCATGGCAAACATTTACCCAGGTGCCCTCTACCGTTGCCCCATCACAGCGGAGGAGTACGACTGTGAACGAGTGGACATTGATGGCGAGG TGAATCTGGAACGAGAGAGCAAAGACAACCAGTGGCTGGGAGTGACCGTGAAGAGCCAGGGCATTGGAGGAAAAGTTGTG ACCTGTGCCCATCTGTATGAGCTGAGGCAGCGCGTCAACCAGCCCTCCGAGACGCGAGACCCCATTGGCCGCTGCTACGTGCTGAGCGAGGACCTGACGGAGCGGGATGACCTGGACGGGGGAGAGTGGAAGTTCTGTGAGGGGCGGCCCCAGGGGCACGAGCAGTTCGGCTTCTGCCAGCAGGGCTTGGCCGCCAGCTTCACCCCCGACAGCAACTTCATCCTGTTCGGGGCGCCAGGGACCTACAACTGGAAAG GAGAGATGCGCGTCCAGCTTATCAACCAGACGGTGCTGGAGCTGGGTTACTACGACGACGGCCCGTACGAGGTGGCTGGCGAGAAGCAGCTGAACGCGGCGCTCATCCCCGTGCCTTACCACAGCTACCTGG GCTTCTCTGTGGACTCGGCCGTTGGGCTGATGGGCAAGGCGGAGCTAACCTTTGTGGCGGGGGCGCCGCGGGCCAATCACACGGGTGCGGTGGTGCTGCTGCGCAAGGATAACGTGTACCGGCTGGTGCCGCAGCACATCCTGTGGGGCGAGGAGCTGGCTTCCTCCTTCGGCTACTCCGTGGCCACCGCTGATCTCAACAGCGACGG ATGGACAGATCTCATTGTGGGGGCCCCCAACTTCTTCGACCGTAAGGCAGAGATCGGCGGCGCCGTGTACGTCTACCTGAACCCGGCCGCCAACTGGGACAGGGGCCGGCCCATTCGGCTCAACGGCACCTACGACTCCATGTTTGGCATAACCGTCAACAGCGTGGGAGACCTGGACCAGGATGGCTACGGAG atATCGCTGTGGGTGCTCCATTCGATGGGGATGGGAAGGTGTTCATCTACAGGGGCTCCTCCTCAGGGCTGCACACCAAACCTTCTCAG GTGCTGGATGGGGAGAATGCTGGCGTGAAACGTTTTGGCTATTCCATCTCAGGGGGCCTGGACATAGATGGGAACCAGTACCCCGACCTGGCAGTGGGCTCACTCGGCGACCAGGTGGTCCTCTACAG ATCTAGTCCGGTGATCCACATACGCAGGGATGTAAACATAGAGCCCCAACATATTGACCTGGAGCAGCAGAACTGCAAGGGAAGAGATGGAGTCTG TGTGGAGGTGAAAGTCTGCTTTGTGTACACGACACACCCCAAGTCCTACTCACCACGAATCA CGCTGACCCTGCTGTTTGAAGCTGACACGGAACGCAGGAAACTGGGGCTTCCCCATCGGGTGAACTTCCTGGGCCGTAGTCCGTCTGAGCCTGAGTATGTCCACGCGCAGGAGGTCAAACTGCACGGGCAGATGCATCCATCCTGCCAGACCGCCACCTTCCAGCTCAAg GAGAGCCTGTATGACAAGCTACGTCCGATCTCTctggccatcacacacaccatcaaacacacacaccatcaccagcaCGTCGGCCCAGCGCACCTGGGCATGCTGACCCCCGTGCTGAGTGCCAGCGTCTCCAACACCCTGATGTCCGAG GTGAACTTCCTGAGGGAGGGCTGTGGGCTTGATAAAGTCTGTCACAGCAACCTTCAGCTCTCCTGCACGTTCGGCACAAGAGCCCAACTAACAGACTCCTTCAACCCTCTACCCTT GGATGAGGATGGGCTTCCGTTGTTGTCCCTGTCCGATCAGAAGACCGTGGTGCTGGAGGTCGAGGTGAGCAACTTCCCCTCTGACCCGCTGGATCCACAGAACGATGGAGACGACGCCCACGCCGCCAAACTGCAGTTCGTTCTCCCAGAAACCCTCTCCTACTCACACATCAGGGGCCAGAGCCAGCAG ATGGTGTGTGAAGCCAACCAGAATGGCTCCCTGGTTGACTGTGAGCTGGGCAACCCATTCAAGAGGGACACAGTG GTGAAATTCTTCATCGCTCTGAGCACATCTGCTATCACCATCGAAACCACAGAGCTATCAGTGGATCTCATCATGTCAAC CATTAGTGAGCAGCCTGACCTTGCCCCCATCACAGCCAAAGCCAAAGTGGTGATAGagctccccctgtctgtcaGTGG CCAGGCCCGTCCCCATCAGCTGTTCTTCAGTGGgacagtgaggggagagagtgccATGAGCACCCTGGATGAAGTAGGAATTCCTGTGGAAATTGAGTTCCTG GTGACGAGCACCGGACCAACACTTCCCACTCTTGGCTCCGCCTTTCTGAACATCATGTGGCCTCATGAGCTGGCCAATGGGAAGTGGCTGCTCTACCCCACCGGGGTCGAATCGGAGGACTCCTCTCTCAGACACTGCATCCCTTCCTCAGCCCTCAACCCCCTCAAGATCGGCTCGGCGAACCTCCCGCGGCCCGCCAACCTCAAG GCCCACAGGCGGGGAGTTCGCTCCTACccggaggagctggaggagggagaggccGTGATCAAGGGCAGCATGGAGAGAACTACACCTGCTGTGGCCGCCTCTGAGAGACGCAAGTCCCTCAaactg gacTGCATGCTGGGCTCGGCACGCTGTATGTTGTTCCGCTGTCCCCTGCACAGTGTTGCTGGCACCGCCTCGCTGAAGATCAAAGCCCGCCTGTGGAACAGCACCTTCATCGAG GAGTTCCCCTCAGTCAGTGCTCTGGAGCTGCTGATCAGAGCCAACATCACAGTGAAGTCCACCATCAAACATCTGGTGCTCAGAGACGTGGCAGCGCAG ATCCCAGTGATGATCTACCAAGAGCACATCCTTTCAGATCAGTACATGATCCCCTGGTGGATCATCCTCATCGCCATCCTGGCCGGCATCTTAATCTTGGCACTGCTGGTTTACATATTGTGGAAG tgtgGCTTTTTCCGGAGGGCTCAGTATAAAGACAAAGTGCCTCAATACCACGCGGTGAAGATTCCTCGACAGGACCGGCCCCAGTTCCAGGATGAGAACTCTGTCAATTTACACAAGAAAGAATGGGCCACACACTGGAGTGATGGCACATcctga
- the itga7 gene encoding integrin alpha-7 isoform X2 gives MAPQHTHRGEVPRSPRALAWSWGLGWGICVLLALLCGLGSAFNLDTSAPLIKEGAPSSFFGFSLALHQQLTPESKSWILVGAPRARGLGTMANIYPGALYRCPITAEEYDCERVDIDGEVNLERESKDNQWLGVTVKSQGIGGKVVTCAHLYELRQRVNQPSETRDPIGRCYVLSEDLTERDDLDGGEWKFCEGRPQGHEQFGFCQQGLAASFTPDSNFILFGAPGTYNWKGLMFLASPIEDALVYKSLEPSSRPVFEDVAQNSYLGFSVDSAVGLMGKAELTFVAGAPRANHTGAVVLLRKDNVYRLVPQHILWGEELASSFGYSVATADLNSDGWTDLIVGAPNFFDRKAEIGGAVYVYLNPAANWDRGRPIRLNGTYDSMFGITVNSVGDLDQDGYGDIAVGAPFDGDGKVFIYRGSSSGLHTKPSQVLDGENAGVKRFGYSISGGLDIDGNQYPDLAVGSLGDQVVLYRSSPVIHIRRDVNIEPQHIDLEQQNCKGRDGVCVEVKVCFVYTTHPKSYSPRITLTLLFEADTERRKLGLPHRVNFLGRSPSEPEYVHAQEVKLHGQMHPSCQTATFQLKESLYDKLRPISLAITHTIKHTHHHQHVGPAHLGMLTPVLSASVSNTLMSEVNFLREGCGLDKVCHSNLQLSCTFGTRAQLTDSFNPLPLDEDGLPLLSLSDQKTVVLEVEVSNFPSDPLDPQNDGDDAHAAKLQFVLPETLSYSHIRGQSQQMVCEANQNGSLVDCELGNPFKRDTVVKFFIALSTSAITIETTELSVDLIMSTISEQPDLAPITAKAKVVIELPLSVSGQARPHQLFFSGTVRGESAMSTLDEVGIPVEIEFLVTSTGPTLPTLGSAFLNIMWPHELANGKWLLYPTGVESEDSSLRHCIPSSALNPLKIGSANLPRPANLKAHRRGVRSYPEELEEGEAVIKGSMERTTPAVAASERRKSLKLDCMLGSARCMLFRCPLHSVAGTASLKIKARLWNSTFIEEFPSVSALELLIRANITVKSTIKHLVLRDVAAQIPVMIYQEHILSDQYMIPWWIILIAILAGILILALLVYILWKCGFFRRAQYKDKVPQYHAVKIPRQDRPQFQDENSVNLHKKEWATHWSDGTS, from the exons GATCCTAGTGGGGGCGCCCAGGGCCCGAGGGCTTGGGACCATGGCAAACATTTACCCAGGTGCCCTCTACCGTTGCCCCATCACAGCGGAGGAGTACGACTGTGAACGAGTGGACATTGATGGCGAGG TGAATCTGGAACGAGAGAGCAAAGACAACCAGTGGCTGGGAGTGACCGTGAAGAGCCAGGGCATTGGAGGAAAAGTTGTG ACCTGTGCCCATCTGTATGAGCTGAGGCAGCGCGTCAACCAGCCCTCCGAGACGCGAGACCCCATTGGCCGCTGCTACGTGCTGAGCGAGGACCTGACGGAGCGGGATGACCTGGACGGGGGAGAGTGGAAGTTCTGTGAGGGGCGGCCCCAGGGGCACGAGCAGTTCGGCTTCTGCCAGCAGGGCTTGGCCGCCAGCTTCACCCCCGACAGCAACTTCATCCTGTTCGGGGCGCCAGGGACCTACAACTGGAAAG GGCTCATGTTCTTGGCCAGTCCCATTGAGGATGCACTGGTGTACAAATCGCTGGAACCCAGCAGTCGGCCCGTGTTTGAGGATGTAGCTCAGAATAGCTACCTAG GCTTCTCTGTGGACTCGGCCGTTGGGCTGATGGGCAAGGCGGAGCTAACCTTTGTGGCGGGGGCGCCGCGGGCCAATCACACGGGTGCGGTGGTGCTGCTGCGCAAGGATAACGTGTACCGGCTGGTGCCGCAGCACATCCTGTGGGGCGAGGAGCTGGCTTCCTCCTTCGGCTACTCCGTGGCCACCGCTGATCTCAACAGCGACGG ATGGACAGATCTCATTGTGGGGGCCCCCAACTTCTTCGACCGTAAGGCAGAGATCGGCGGCGCCGTGTACGTCTACCTGAACCCGGCCGCCAACTGGGACAGGGGCCGGCCCATTCGGCTCAACGGCACCTACGACTCCATGTTTGGCATAACCGTCAACAGCGTGGGAGACCTGGACCAGGATGGCTACGGAG atATCGCTGTGGGTGCTCCATTCGATGGGGATGGGAAGGTGTTCATCTACAGGGGCTCCTCCTCAGGGCTGCACACCAAACCTTCTCAG GTGCTGGATGGGGAGAATGCTGGCGTGAAACGTTTTGGCTATTCCATCTCAGGGGGCCTGGACATAGATGGGAACCAGTACCCCGACCTGGCAGTGGGCTCACTCGGCGACCAGGTGGTCCTCTACAG ATCTAGTCCGGTGATCCACATACGCAGGGATGTAAACATAGAGCCCCAACATATTGACCTGGAGCAGCAGAACTGCAAGGGAAGAGATGGAGTCTG TGTGGAGGTGAAAGTCTGCTTTGTGTACACGACACACCCCAAGTCCTACTCACCACGAATCA CGCTGACCCTGCTGTTTGAAGCTGACACGGAACGCAGGAAACTGGGGCTTCCCCATCGGGTGAACTTCCTGGGCCGTAGTCCGTCTGAGCCTGAGTATGTCCACGCGCAGGAGGTCAAACTGCACGGGCAGATGCATCCATCCTGCCAGACCGCCACCTTCCAGCTCAAg GAGAGCCTGTATGACAAGCTACGTCCGATCTCTctggccatcacacacaccatcaaacacacacaccatcaccagcaCGTCGGCCCAGCGCACCTGGGCATGCTGACCCCCGTGCTGAGTGCCAGCGTCTCCAACACCCTGATGTCCGAG GTGAACTTCCTGAGGGAGGGCTGTGGGCTTGATAAAGTCTGTCACAGCAACCTTCAGCTCTCCTGCACGTTCGGCACAAGAGCCCAACTAACAGACTCCTTCAACCCTCTACCCTT GGATGAGGATGGGCTTCCGTTGTTGTCCCTGTCCGATCAGAAGACCGTGGTGCTGGAGGTCGAGGTGAGCAACTTCCCCTCTGACCCGCTGGATCCACAGAACGATGGAGACGACGCCCACGCCGCCAAACTGCAGTTCGTTCTCCCAGAAACCCTCTCCTACTCACACATCAGGGGCCAGAGCCAGCAG ATGGTGTGTGAAGCCAACCAGAATGGCTCCCTGGTTGACTGTGAGCTGGGCAACCCATTCAAGAGGGACACAGTG GTGAAATTCTTCATCGCTCTGAGCACATCTGCTATCACCATCGAAACCACAGAGCTATCAGTGGATCTCATCATGTCAAC CATTAGTGAGCAGCCTGACCTTGCCCCCATCACAGCCAAAGCCAAAGTGGTGATAGagctccccctgtctgtcaGTGG CCAGGCCCGTCCCCATCAGCTGTTCTTCAGTGGgacagtgaggggagagagtgccATGAGCACCCTGGATGAAGTAGGAATTCCTGTGGAAATTGAGTTCCTG GTGACGAGCACCGGACCAACACTTCCCACTCTTGGCTCCGCCTTTCTGAACATCATGTGGCCTCATGAGCTGGCCAATGGGAAGTGGCTGCTCTACCCCACCGGGGTCGAATCGGAGGACTCCTCTCTCAGACACTGCATCCCTTCCTCAGCCCTCAACCCCCTCAAGATCGGCTCGGCGAACCTCCCGCGGCCCGCCAACCTCAAG GCCCACAGGCGGGGAGTTCGCTCCTACccggaggagctggaggagggagaggccGTGATCAAGGGCAGCATGGAGAGAACTACACCTGCTGTGGCCGCCTCTGAGAGACGCAAGTCCCTCAaactg gacTGCATGCTGGGCTCGGCACGCTGTATGTTGTTCCGCTGTCCCCTGCACAGTGTTGCTGGCACCGCCTCGCTGAAGATCAAAGCCCGCCTGTGGAACAGCACCTTCATCGAG GAGTTCCCCTCAGTCAGTGCTCTGGAGCTGCTGATCAGAGCCAACATCACAGTGAAGTCCACCATCAAACATCTGGTGCTCAGAGACGTGGCAGCGCAG ATCCCAGTGATGATCTACCAAGAGCACATCCTTTCAGATCAGTACATGATCCCCTGGTGGATCATCCTCATCGCCATCCTGGCCGGCATCTTAATCTTGGCACTGCTGGTTTACATATTGTGGAAG tgtgGCTTTTTCCGGAGGGCTCAGTATAAAGACAAAGTGCCTCAATACCACGCGGTGAAGATTCCTCGACAGGACCGGCCCCAGTTCCAGGATGAGAACTCTGTCAATTTACACAAGAAAGAATGGGCCACACACTGGAGTGATGGCACATcctga
- the itga7 gene encoding integrin alpha-7 isoform X3, whose translation MAPQHTHRGEVPRSPRALAWSWGLGWGICVLLALLCGLGSAFNLDTSAPLIKEGAPSSFFGFSLALHQQLTPESKSWILVGAPRARGLGTMANIYPGALYRCPITAEEYDCERVDIDGEVNLERESKDNQWLGVTVKSQGIGGKVVTCAHLYELRQRVNQPSETRDPIGRCYVLSEDLTERDDLDGGEWKFCEGRPQGHEQFGFCQQGLAASFTPDSNFILFGAPGTYNWKGEMRVQLINQTVLELGYYDDGPYEVAGEKQLNAALIPVPYHSYLGFSVDSAVGLMGKAELTFVAGAPRANHTGAVVLLRKDNVYRLVPQHILWGEELASSFGYSVATADLNSDGWTDLIVGAPNFFDRKAEIGGAVYVYLNPAANWDRGRPIRLNGTYDSMFGITVNSVGDLDQDGYGDIAVGAPFDGDGKVFIYRGSSSGLHTKPSQVLDGENAGVKRFGYSISGGLDIDGNQYPDLAVGSLGDQVVLYRSSPVIHIRRDVNIEPQHIDLEQQNCKGRDGVCVEVKVCFVYTTHPKSYSPRITLTLLFEADTERRKLGLPHRVNFLGRSPSEPEYVHAQEVKLHGQMHPSCQTATFQLKESLYDKLRPISLAITHTIKHTHHHQHVGPAHLGMLTPVLSASVSNTLMSEVNFLREGCGLDKVCHSNLQLSCTFGTRAQLTDSFNPLPLDEDGLPLLSLSDQKTVVLEVEVSNFPSDPLDPQNDGDDAHAAKLQFVLPETLSYSHIRGQSQQMVCEANQNGSLVDCELGNPFKRDTVVKFFIALSTSAITIETTELSVDLIMSTISEQPDLAPITAKAKVVIELPLSVSGQARPHQLFFSGTVRGESAMSTLDEVGIPVEIEFLVTSTGPTLPTLGSAFLNIMWPHELANGKWLLYPTGVESEDSSLRHCIPSSALNPLKIGSANLPRPANLKAHRRGVRSYPEELEEGEAVIKGSMERTTPAVAASERRKSLKLDCMLGSARCMLFRCPLHSVAGTASLKIKARLWNSTFIEEFPSVSALELLIRANITVKSTIKHLVLRDVAAQIPVMIYQEHILSDQYMIPWWIILIAILAGILILALLVYILWKCGFFQRSERRPQYEKEYYRARLQLQPSEAENQATELE comes from the exons GATCCTAGTGGGGGCGCCCAGGGCCCGAGGGCTTGGGACCATGGCAAACATTTACCCAGGTGCCCTCTACCGTTGCCCCATCACAGCGGAGGAGTACGACTGTGAACGAGTGGACATTGATGGCGAGG TGAATCTGGAACGAGAGAGCAAAGACAACCAGTGGCTGGGAGTGACCGTGAAGAGCCAGGGCATTGGAGGAAAAGTTGTG ACCTGTGCCCATCTGTATGAGCTGAGGCAGCGCGTCAACCAGCCCTCCGAGACGCGAGACCCCATTGGCCGCTGCTACGTGCTGAGCGAGGACCTGACGGAGCGGGATGACCTGGACGGGGGAGAGTGGAAGTTCTGTGAGGGGCGGCCCCAGGGGCACGAGCAGTTCGGCTTCTGCCAGCAGGGCTTGGCCGCCAGCTTCACCCCCGACAGCAACTTCATCCTGTTCGGGGCGCCAGGGACCTACAACTGGAAAG GAGAGATGCGCGTCCAGCTTATCAACCAGACGGTGCTGGAGCTGGGTTACTACGACGACGGCCCGTACGAGGTGGCTGGCGAGAAGCAGCTGAACGCGGCGCTCATCCCCGTGCCTTACCACAGCTACCTGG GCTTCTCTGTGGACTCGGCCGTTGGGCTGATGGGCAAGGCGGAGCTAACCTTTGTGGCGGGGGCGCCGCGGGCCAATCACACGGGTGCGGTGGTGCTGCTGCGCAAGGATAACGTGTACCGGCTGGTGCCGCAGCACATCCTGTGGGGCGAGGAGCTGGCTTCCTCCTTCGGCTACTCCGTGGCCACCGCTGATCTCAACAGCGACGG ATGGACAGATCTCATTGTGGGGGCCCCCAACTTCTTCGACCGTAAGGCAGAGATCGGCGGCGCCGTGTACGTCTACCTGAACCCGGCCGCCAACTGGGACAGGGGCCGGCCCATTCGGCTCAACGGCACCTACGACTCCATGTTTGGCATAACCGTCAACAGCGTGGGAGACCTGGACCAGGATGGCTACGGAG atATCGCTGTGGGTGCTCCATTCGATGGGGATGGGAAGGTGTTCATCTACAGGGGCTCCTCCTCAGGGCTGCACACCAAACCTTCTCAG GTGCTGGATGGGGAGAATGCTGGCGTGAAACGTTTTGGCTATTCCATCTCAGGGGGCCTGGACATAGATGGGAACCAGTACCCCGACCTGGCAGTGGGCTCACTCGGCGACCAGGTGGTCCTCTACAG ATCTAGTCCGGTGATCCACATACGCAGGGATGTAAACATAGAGCCCCAACATATTGACCTGGAGCAGCAGAACTGCAAGGGAAGAGATGGAGTCTG TGTGGAGGTGAAAGTCTGCTTTGTGTACACGACACACCCCAAGTCCTACTCACCACGAATCA CGCTGACCCTGCTGTTTGAAGCTGACACGGAACGCAGGAAACTGGGGCTTCCCCATCGGGTGAACTTCCTGGGCCGTAGTCCGTCTGAGCCTGAGTATGTCCACGCGCAGGAGGTCAAACTGCACGGGCAGATGCATCCATCCTGCCAGACCGCCACCTTCCAGCTCAAg GAGAGCCTGTATGACAAGCTACGTCCGATCTCTctggccatcacacacaccatcaaacacacacaccatcaccagcaCGTCGGCCCAGCGCACCTGGGCATGCTGACCCCCGTGCTGAGTGCCAGCGTCTCCAACACCCTGATGTCCGAG GTGAACTTCCTGAGGGAGGGCTGTGGGCTTGATAAAGTCTGTCACAGCAACCTTCAGCTCTCCTGCACGTTCGGCACAAGAGCCCAACTAACAGACTCCTTCAACCCTCTACCCTT GGATGAGGATGGGCTTCCGTTGTTGTCCCTGTCCGATCAGAAGACCGTGGTGCTGGAGGTCGAGGTGAGCAACTTCCCCTCTGACCCGCTGGATCCACAGAACGATGGAGACGACGCCCACGCCGCCAAACTGCAGTTCGTTCTCCCAGAAACCCTCTCCTACTCACACATCAGGGGCCAGAGCCAGCAG ATGGTGTGTGAAGCCAACCAGAATGGCTCCCTGGTTGACTGTGAGCTGGGCAACCCATTCAAGAGGGACACAGTG GTGAAATTCTTCATCGCTCTGAGCACATCTGCTATCACCATCGAAACCACAGAGCTATCAGTGGATCTCATCATGTCAAC CATTAGTGAGCAGCCTGACCTTGCCCCCATCACAGCCAAAGCCAAAGTGGTGATAGagctccccctgtctgtcaGTGG CCAGGCCCGTCCCCATCAGCTGTTCTTCAGTGGgacagtgaggggagagagtgccATGAGCACCCTGGATGAAGTAGGAATTCCTGTGGAAATTGAGTTCCTG GTGACGAGCACCGGACCAACACTTCCCACTCTTGGCTCCGCCTTTCTGAACATCATGTGGCCTCATGAGCTGGCCAATGGGAAGTGGCTGCTCTACCCCACCGGGGTCGAATCGGAGGACTCCTCTCTCAGACACTGCATCCCTTCCTCAGCCCTCAACCCCCTCAAGATCGGCTCGGCGAACCTCCCGCGGCCCGCCAACCTCAAG GCCCACAGGCGGGGAGTTCGCTCCTACccggaggagctggaggagggagaggccGTGATCAAGGGCAGCATGGAGAGAACTACACCTGCTGTGGCCGCCTCTGAGAGACGCAAGTCCCTCAaactg gacTGCATGCTGGGCTCGGCACGCTGTATGTTGTTCCGCTGTCCCCTGCACAGTGTTGCTGGCACCGCCTCGCTGAAGATCAAAGCCCGCCTGTGGAACAGCACCTTCATCGAG GAGTTCCCCTCAGTCAGTGCTCTGGAGCTGCTGATCAGAGCCAACATCACAGTGAAGTCCACCATCAAACATCTGGTGCTCAGAGACGTGGCAGCGCAG ATCCCAGTGATGATCTACCAAGAGCACATCCTTTCAGATCAGTACATGATCCCCTGGTGGATCATCCTCATCGCCATCCTGGCCGGCATCTTAATCTTGGCACTGCTGGTTTACATATTGTGGAAG TGCGGATTCTTCCAGCGGTCAGAGCGCCGGCCCCAGTATGAGAAGGAGTATTACCGGGCCCGTCTGCAGCTCCAGCCGTCCGAGGCCGAGAACCAGGCCACCGAGCTCGAATag
- the npffl gene encoding pro-FMRFamide-related neuropeptide FF like: protein METGSWLTLLGLILSLAAVGHSIQEEGALEASQRQPTDSEENLVERLGALDLKDPMGRAIEEHLLYTIIRSLSQGSPRYGRNPSVLHQPQRFGRGTQGDEGKERIQSRDWEAVPGQIWSMAVPQRFGRK, encoded by the exons ATGGAGACCGGATCATGGTTGACTCTGCTGGGGCTCATTCTGTCTTTGGCTGCAGTAGGACACTCCATCCAGGAGGAAGGGGCCCTTGAGGCCAGCCAGCGTCAGCCCACCGACTCGGAGGAGAATCTGGTGGAGAGACTGGGGGCATTG GACCTTAAGGATCCAATGGGTCGTGCCATTGAGGAGCACCTCTTGTATACCATTattcgctccctctctcagggcTCTCCGAGGTACGGGCGCAACCCTTCTGTTCTCCACCAACCACAGAG GTTTGGGCGTGGTACCCAGGGAGACGAGGGCAAAGAGAGGATACAGTCCCGCGACTGGGAGGCTGTCCCTGGTCAAATCTGGAGTATGGCTGTGCCACAGAGATTTGGCAGGAAGTAG